Proteins from a genomic interval of Oceanispirochaeta crateris:
- a CDS encoding DeoR/GlpR family DNA-binding transcription regulator — protein MNPFLSERENRILTMLIEDYNLSVTKISEILGVSAVTIRSDLSSMEEKGFILRTRGGALPVFHPDILLSQRTRQDEKNRIAKAAAEMVEEGDAIMIDDGTTTSLVLKYLMGKRNIHVVTNSTLALTYARVNPTLHLTVIGGEFKPGSESLVGPVSLAHLERYHVKYAFVGTGGFSAETGMTTHIEESAEVIKSMARQSDKTILLADSSKYGQSGFVKILPLDNVEMIITDTEMSPVQVKEIADKGLQVKQV, from the coding sequence ATGAATCCATTCCTTTCAGAGCGGGAAAACCGCATTCTTACCATGCTCATTGAAGATTACAATTTATCAGTAACAAAAATCAGTGAGATTCTGGGTGTATCAGCCGTCACCATCAGAAGCGATCTTTCCAGTATGGAGGAAAAAGGGTTTATTTTAAGAACCAGAGGCGGGGCTCTTCCCGTCTTTCATCCCGATATTCTCTTAAGCCAGCGGACCAGGCAGGATGAAAAGAACAGGATTGCCAAGGCTGCAGCTGAAATGGTTGAAGAAGGGGATGCCATCATGATTGATGATGGAACAACAACATCTCTGGTACTGAAATACCTTATGGGAAAAAGGAACATCCATGTAGTCACCAATTCGACACTGGCTCTGACATATGCCCGTGTGAACCCGACACTGCACCTGACAGTCATTGGCGGAGAATTTAAACCCGGGTCAGAATCATTGGTGGGCCCCGTATCCCTCGCTCATCTGGAACGTTACCATGTCAAATACGCCTTTGTGGGAACAGGCGGATTCTCTGCAGAAACAGGAATGACCACGCATATTGAAGAATCAGCCGAAGTCATCAAATCCATGGCGCGCCAGTCTGATAAGACAATACTGCTTGCAGACTCGAGTAAATATGGTCAGTCCGGATTTGTAAAAATACTCCCTTTGGATAATGTAGAGATGATTATCACAGATACAGAAATGAGTCCTGTACAAGTGAAGGAAATAGCCGACAAAGGTTTGCAGGTCAAACAAGTTTAA
- a CDS encoding lipoate--protein ligase family protein — protein MLELLVSPFNDPYLNLAIENQLLESLENEQEYLFLYVNNPSIVIGRFQNPWLECSPGNRTKTSLVRRQSGGGTVYHDIGNLNFSFIRLNDSYSRRKNLEIICEIMKECRIDLQINERYDLTVNYREKTYKVSGSAFRHKKNRAFHHGTLLISSETERLIESITPEKQKIIIKASGTSSNRSDIINLNTVLPGLTMDLVIQAFKNWFEQEKTCRIRNWSELEWSIFSKTEEVKKEYQILSSEDWILGKTPAFSQDISRLHFPETMGWQIRINKGIIEKAPQELSFLIGIHFGRTVTEEELKLKIKNTKLFGMTDDELFSGLISLIG, from the coding sequence ATGCTTGAACTACTGGTTTCACCTTTTAACGATCCTTACCTCAACCTTGCCATCGAGAATCAACTGTTAGAGTCCCTTGAAAATGAGCAGGAGTATCTTTTTCTTTATGTAAATAATCCCTCCATTGTGATTGGACGATTCCAGAACCCATGGTTGGAGTGTTCTCCTGGCAATAGAACGAAGACCAGTCTTGTCAGAAGACAAAGCGGCGGTGGGACGGTCTACCATGACATTGGAAATTTGAACTTCTCTTTTATTAGGCTTAACGATTCTTACAGCCGCCGTAAAAATCTTGAAATTATCTGCGAGATTATGAAAGAATGTAGAATCGATTTACAAATTAATGAAAGATATGATCTGACTGTGAATTACAGGGAAAAGACCTACAAAGTCAGCGGCAGCGCCTTCCGTCATAAAAAGAACAGAGCTTTTCATCATGGAACACTCCTGATTTCCAGTGAAACAGAGCGTCTAATAGAGTCCATCACCCCGGAAAAACAGAAAATCATTATAAAAGCTTCAGGAACCAGTTCAAACCGATCGGATATCATCAACTTGAATACGGTTCTCCCCGGATTAACAATGGACCTGGTCATACAGGCTTTTAAGAACTGGTTTGAACAGGAAAAAACCTGCCGGATTAGAAACTGGAGTGAACTGGAATGGTCTATATTCTCAAAAACCGAAGAAGTGAAGAAAGAGTACCAGATTCTCAGTTCAGAAGACTGGATTCTTGGAAAAACACCTGCCTTCTCTCAAGATATAAGCCGCCTTCACTTCCCAGAAACCATGGGGTGGCAGATCAGGATCAACAAAGGAATCATAGAAAAGGCGCCTCAGGAGCTTTCCTTTCTCATTGGCATTCACTTCGGAAGAACGGTGACTGAAGAAGAGTTAAAACTGAAAATCAAAAATACAAAACTATTTGGTATGACTGATGATGAACTTTTTAGCGGCTTGATCAGCCTGATCGGATAG
- a CDS encoding ATP-binding protein — protein MNFEYQVTGDDFSLAGRASSDIKKKLKQLGIPSCTIKRTAISMYEAEINMVIHADGGSISINIDDDIISIVLKDTGPGIPDLALAMQEGYTTASEAARELGFGAGMGLMNIKRNSDNLTIDSIVGQGTTVTILLKIGE, from the coding sequence ATGAATTTTGAGTACCAAGTGACCGGAGATGATTTTTCTCTAGCAGGACGAGCCTCCAGTGATATCAAGAAGAAGCTCAAACAGCTTGGTATTCCCTCATGCACAATTAAACGGACAGCCATTTCTATGTATGAGGCCGAAATCAATATGGTGATTCACGCCGATGGGGGCAGCATAAGTATAAATATTGATGATGATATTATCAGCATAGTCCTTAAAGATACAGGCCCTGGAATTCCCGATTTAGCCTTAGCTATGCAAGAGGGGTATACCACCGCGTCCGAAGCTGCCAGGGAGTTGGGTTTCGGCGCCGGGATGGGGCTTATGAATATTAAAAGAAATTCGGATAATCTAACTATAGATAGTATTGTCGGGCAGGGAACTACAGTGACCATTCTGTTAAAGATAGGAGAGTAG